A single Cucumis melo cultivar AY chromosome 4, USDA_Cmelo_AY_1.0, whole genome shotgun sequence DNA region contains:
- the LOC103503895 gene encoding uncharacterized protein LOC103503895: protein MGASTSTEKKVPDDQKEAEALAASTGALPQLQSAFSKLVDPQTNAIPFESLQKCFFLGYENRTQETSAVPESFPGILDHVGLTIVEMFFIPVKGGVTWVEFLKGYNKCCGKISASVLLNTLIRVFDATMVKLGLPSKLEFTSYEDEFKMSGFLLPSDVLMLLWMCWAMFWDSSTFKALSSNSNLFLPDINNLVLSSVASCAEVGSTVNIWDCDILGLAVEVPIGKFLTWAVKTVPSLPDGFSRFVHARILQASTQQDGVESSSSPTVDIASPETSYSFVLTRGTAWAVSLTQRGGIREEMSRICFSISGDGNHQHLLYRSSVHGRGLNRFWSNIEGYQGPLFVVVHAASGDTHDDSTNELKWTVGVLTFQGFENRDLFYGSGGNIYALRPVFHVYSATGKEKNFVYSHLHPSARVYEPHPKPVGLGFGGSVGNERIFIDEDFARVTVRHHVVDKTYQPGPLFPDQGFLPVEASILDVEVWGLGGSTAKEIQNSYKKREELFTEQRRKVDLKTFASWEDSPEKMMLDMMSDPNAVRREDR, encoded by the exons ATGGGAGCATCAACATCAACGGAGAAAAAGGTTCCTGATGACCAAAAAGAGGCTGAAGCCTTGGCAGCTTCAACGGGAGCTCTTCCTCAGCTTCAGAGTGCATTCTCTAAGCTGGTGGATCCTCAAACAAATGCAATCCCTTTCGAATCCTTACAG AAATGCTTCTTTTTAGGTTATGAAAACCGAACTCAAGAAACATCTGCTGTGCCCGAATCCTTTCCAGGCATCCTAGATCACGTGGGTTTAACAATTGTTGAAATGTTCTTCATTCCTGTGAAAGGAGGAGTTACCTGGGTTGAATTTCTTAAGGGCTACAACAAATGTTGTGGAAAAATTTCTGCATCTGTGTTGCTTAATACATTAATTAGGGTATTTGATGCTACAATGGTAAAACTGGGACTTCCTTCAAAATTGGAGTTTACATCCTATGAGGATGAATTTAAGATGAGTGGCTTCCTTCTTCCGAGTGATGTTCTTATGCTTCTTTGGATGTGCTGGGCTATGTTTTGGGATTCTAGTACTTTCAAAGCTTTaagttcaaattcaaatttatttttgcCAGATATCAATAATCTGGTGCTGTCGTCGGTTGCATCTTGTGCTGAGGTTGGTAGTACTGTAAACATTTGGGATTGCGATATCTTAGGGTTGGCTGTTGAAGTACCCATAGGAAAGTTTCTTACTTGGGCAGTGAAAACTGTTCCGAGTCTTCCAGATGGGTTCTCACGGTTTGTCCATGCAAGAATTCTTCAAGCTTCTACTCAACAG GATGGAGTAGAGTCTTCAAGTTCACCAACTGTAGATATTGCCTCACCTGAGACATCGTATTCTTTTGTTCTGACCCGTGGAACAGCATGGGCAGTTTCCCTAACACAAAGAGGTGGCATTAGGGAGGAGATGTCAAGAATATGTTTTTCTATCAGTGGGGATGGAAATCATCAACACTTACTTTATAG GTCGTCAGTTCATGGGAGAGGCTTGAATAGATTCTGGTCCAATATCGAAGGTTACCAAGGTCCTTTGTTTGTGGTTGTTCATGCTGCATCTGGAGACACTCATGATGATTCCACCAATGAATTGAAATGGACTGTTGGTGTACTGACATTCCAGGGTTTTGAAAATAGAGATCTGTTCTATGGAAGCGGAGGAAATATCTATGCTCTTAGGCCAGTTTTTCATGTGTATTCAGCGACCG GGAAGGAAAAGAACTTTGTCTATAGCCACTTACATCCATCTGCAAGGGTTTATGAACCGCATCCAAAGCCGGTTGGACTTGGATTTGGGGGAAGTGTGGGAAATGAGAGAATATTCATCGATGAAGATTTTGCCAGGGTTACTGTTCGTCATCACGTGGTTGACAAAACTTATCAGCCTGGTCCTCTCTTCCCAGATCAG GGGTTCCTGCCTGTTGAAGCTTCCATTCTAGATGTGGAAGTTTGGGGACTTGGCGGCTCTACGGCTAAGGAAATCCAAAACTCGTACAAAAAGAGAGAGGAGCTTTTCACTGAGCAAAGAAGAAAG GTTGATTTGAAAACATTTGCTAGTTGGGAAGATTCACCGGAGAAGATGATGCTAGACATGATGTCCGACCCAAATGCTGTAAGACGAGAAGACCGTTAG
- the LOC103503897 gene encoding uncharacterized protein LOC103503897 — protein sequence MLKFLSKVKIEFNALDPRLACCMEFLAQCNATKSKESNPACQLIVKRRTDDHPPQIAVTFVNGVEEVFDATSISAQTIRNMILEKGQLLETEQMFREAGEAWPVIIPEEELKQPLTSIKPRKAEDN from the exons ATGTTGAAGTTCCTATCTAAAGTGAAGATCGAATTCAATGCTCTCGATCCACGTTTAGCGTGTTGTATGGAATTCTTGGCGCAGTGTAATGCTACCAAGTCGAAGGAATCCAACCCCGCTTGCCAGTTGATCGTCAAGCGCCGAACAGACGACCACCCTCCCCAGATCGCCGTCACCTTCGTCAATGGAGTCGAAGAGGTTTTTGACGCTACCTCTATTTCTGCTCAAACAATCAGGAATATGATTCTTGAAAAGGGTCAGCTCCTTGAGACCGAGCAAATGTTCCGAGAAGCTGGGGAAGCTTGGCCCGTTATCATTCCCGAGGAGGAGCTCAAACAACCCCTTACCAGTATCAAG CCTAGAAAAGCGGAAGACAATTGA